The genomic stretch AGGTGACTTTGGCGTAGCCGAAATCGCAGTCCCCCGAGATCGGCAAGGGGAGTTTGAACCGCAGATGGTGAAGAAAGGACAAAGTCGCTTGTCAGGACTAGATGAAAAGATCATTGCTCTCTACGCACGAGGTATGAGTGTCAGGGATATTCAAGCCCAGTTGCAAGAAATGTATGGTGTTGAAGTATCACCAACACTTATTTCCAATGTTACAGATGCAGTAATTGACGAGGTGAAGCAATGGCAAAACCGTCCCCTGAGACTGTCAAGTAAAATGTGTAAAGTCTAGAAGCTAGACGTGGAGACGATCCTCGAAGAGGATGGCAAAGCGATTAAGAGCAGGTTTCCAATCACGAATCGGCATCGTCCACTTCTTCGAGATATTCCGCATTGCTAAATAAACGAGCTTGAAAGCAGCATCATCAGAGGGAAAAATCTGTTGGGATTTAATCACCTTCCGCAAACTACTGTTCATCGACTCAATCGCATTGGTGGTATAAATCGCCCTGCGAATCTCGGTCGGGAAAGCAAAGAAGGGGATAATGTTTGCCCAATGACTGCGCCAAGACTTGGAGATTGATGGATATTGCTTGTCCCACTTTTCAGCAAAGAGTTCGAGATTAAACTCAGCCTCCGATTCCGTCGCCGCGCTATAAATAGCCTTGAGGTCAGCACAAACTTGCTTGCGTTGTTGCCAAGGTACAAAAGCGACCGAGTTTCTGACCATGTGGACAATGCATAACTGCACCTGAGTTTTAGGAAATACCGTCTCAATCGCATTAGGGAAACCAGTCAAGCCATCGACACATGCAATCAAAATATCTTTGACCCCACGGTTGTGAATTTCGGTGAGTACTGACAACCAGAATTTCGCACCTTCATTCGGAGAAATCCACATACCCAGTAATTCCTTGTACCCGTCCATATTCACGCCCAAGGCAAAGTACAAGGATTTGTTAATCACTCTGCCATTGTCTCGGACTTTGATGACTAGACAGTCCAGAAAGACGATTGGATAGACTGCTTCAAGGGGACGGTTTTGCCATTGCTTCACCTCGTCAATTACTGCATCTGTAACATTGGAAATAAGTGTTGGTGATACTTCAACACCATACATTTCTTGCAACTGGGCTTGAATATCCCTGACACTCATACCTCGTGCGTAGAGAGCAATGATCTTTTCATCTAGTCCTGACAAGCGACTTTGTCCTTTCTTCACCATCTGCGGTTCAAACTCCCCTTGCCGATCTCGGGGGACTGCGATTTCGGCTACGCCAAAGTCACCTTGCACTTTTTTCTGGCTATAACCGTTGCGACTGTTAGTTTGTCCTTCTGGTCTTGGTTCGTGCTTACCGTATCCCAGATGGGTTGATAGTTCTGCTTCCAATGCTCTCTCCACCAACGCGGTTGTCAGTTGTTTCAGAATGCCTCCTTCTCCGAATAGGTCAGGTGGTGTTTTACATTCTTGCAGCAATTCGTCGAGCAATTCTTTGCGTATATTCATCAGTTTTAGTGTTGGTAATTGTGTGTCTAGATCATCTCTCTGTATATATCCCAGACTTTACACACTTCACTTTACACTCTCCGTCCCCTTGAAGCAGTCTATCCAATCGTCTTTCTGGACTGTCTAGTCATCAAAGTCCGAGACAATGGCAGAGTGATTAACAAATCCTTGTACTTTGCCTTGGGCGTGAATATGGACGGGTACAAGGAATTACTGGGTATGTGGATTTCTCCGAATGAAGGTGCGAAATTCTGGTTGTCAGTACTCACCGAAATTCACAACCGTGGGGTCAAAGATATTTTGATTGCCTGTGTCGATGGCTTGACTGGTTTCCCTAATGCGATTGAGACGGTATTTCCTAAAACTCAGGTGCAGTTATGCATTGTCCACATGGTCAGAAACTCGGTCGCTTTTGTACCTTGGCAACAACGCAAGCAAGTTTGTGCTGACCTCAAGGCTATTTATAGCGCGGCGACGGAATCGGAGGCTGAGTTTAATCTCGAACTCTTTGCTGAAAAGTGGGACAAGCAATATCCATCAATCTCCAAGTCTTGGCGCAGTCATTGGGCAAACATTATCCCCTTCTTTGCTTTCCCGACCGAGATTCGCAGGGCGATTTATACCACCAATGCGATTGAGTCGATGAACAGTAGTTTGCGGAAGGTGATTAAATCCCAACAGATTTTTCCCTCTGATGATGCTGCTTTCAAGCTCGTTTATTTAGCAATGCGGAATATCTCGAAGAAGTGGACGATGCCGATTCGTGATTGGAAACCTGCTCTTAATCGCTTTGCCATCCTCTTCGAGGATCGTCTCCACGTCTAGCTTCTAGACTTTACACATTTTACTTGACAGTCTCCAAAATTCTCGCTTAACCACTTGATTTTACGAGCTATCCGTATTTGATTAGTGCGATCGATTTTCGCAAGATCTGCGATCGCCTCAGAAGTAAAATCAATGCTATAGCTCATCCCAATTAAGCCCCAATGATTGCATAGCTTGAACCGCAGGAATAACATTTGGTTGCTGTTGTTGTCGTAATAAACGCTCCACAACTGCTGTTTTTAACTTCTTACCTTCATCTAGATCGATATATTCTTCTAATACTTCAATCACAACTTCACGAACTAGTAAACGAAACTGTTCGGTAGTGAGTTCTTTTATTTGCATAACATTACGGCTCTACTACTTGTTTTGCATTAATTCTAACGTAATCGTCAATATAAATTAGCAATGCGATCGCTGTTTGATGTTGAGATTTAGGCGATCGGGTTTTGTGGGTGATGAAGGGTGCGATCGCTATTTGATATTGGGAAATAGGCGATCGGGTTTTGGGTGGTTAGGGGCGATCGCTGTTTGATTTGAGGAAAAAGGCGATCATGTTTTGCGGGTGGTGAGGGGCGATCTCTGTTTTATGTTGTGGGAATAGGTGATCGGGTTTTGAGTTTGAGGGGCGATCTCTATGCAACTCCTATGATTTACAAATAGCTTTAAGAACTTTAAGAATCTGTATAGAAGGCTCAGATTCGATCAACGATAGAGAAGGAAATAGCTGATAGCTTGGTGATTCTCCTGCACAGATACGGATAAACTGAAAATGCAAACCATTTGTTGCTAAACCCCAAACTGAAGACTGAGACTGCAAAGACTCATGAGCATAAGTTAATAATTGTGGAATTCCTGTAAAAGGTTCAATCCCCGCTCTCTTTGCTTCAACTATAAGCACCCAAAGCTTGGTTAAATTTGGAACTCCAGATTTTTTAACCGCCAAAATATCATATCTACCCGTAATGCTGGTATCCGATTCAAGAATGTCGATACGCTGAATGTTTTCTTCTAAAAGTAACTCGATCTCTTGATTATAGTAACCTGTCAAATTCATTAGAGGTGCAAGCGCAAGAAACTTAATTTGTCCTTCGGAAACTCTACCTGATAGAAGGTATCGACGAAAATTAGTACAAATCTCAGTTAGTTCTGTTTGCTCAAAATCAGAAATAGATTCCAGATCAAGATAATCAGAAAAAATACCCATCTCTCCAGACTCGTGAAAGCCTAATAGATGCTGTACATCTTCAAAATTTAAATTTTTCGCGGCAAGTGTAACCATCTTGACCTCTTTAAAACTAGCAATATTTTCTATCTTAACATCTGAACAATTGCATTGAATCTTAGTAAATGGCGATCGCTGTTTCATTTGAGGGAATAGGCGATCGGGTTTGTGTGTGTGAGGTGCGATCGCTGTTTGAAGTGGAAATAGGCGATCAGATTTTGTGGATGTTGATGGGGCGATCGCTGTTTGATTTGAGGGAATAGGTGATCGGGTTTTGTGGGTAGTGAGGTGCGATCAGTACGAAATTCTAAGCCGCAGCAAGCTCATATTGCAAAGTAAGAAATTCATTAGCCTTCAAATAGGCGATCGCAAACTCACATCCATCAGAATCTGCAAACTCCACCAGATAGTCAACCCCTTGATTATCCTGATGAATATCCACAATCGTACCCACCAACCCCACTGGCAAAGCCGAATTAAAATCATATTCCGCTTCCATTAGTGAAAGCCTATCGACAGAAATTGGTTTTAGAATAGCGATCGTATCAAGTAACTGTGGAGTTTTCATTGTTTCTCTCTCTTTAAAAAAGCACTAATCAAACGTGGATAACCAGACACTAAACTAACTTCCCAAATAGTCCGTAACTCAGCACCTCCTGTATCAGGGATTTCCCAATCAACTTTATATTCTTTACCGAATTTCGTATTACTCTCCTGCACAACTTCACCTTCAACTGCTGCAATTTGAATTAATTCAACCAAGCGATCAGCATTTTTTGTAATACCCAGCTTAGATTGAAATACTCTCGCTTTATCTTTACCCTTGTCATGGTTGAGATTTAAGCAATACCCTAAAATCTTTTG from Pseudanabaena sp. Chao 1811 encodes the following:
- a CDS encoding IS256 family transposase, encoding MNIRKELLDELLQECKTPPDLFGEGGILKQLTTALVERALEAELSTHLGYGKHEPRPEGQTNSRNGYSQKKVQGDFGVAEIAVPRDRQGEFEPQMVKKGQSRLSGLDEKIIALYARGMSVRDIQAQLQEMYGVEVSPTLISNVTDAVIDEVKQWQNRPLEAVYPIVFLDCLVIKVRDNGRVINKSLYFALGVNMDGYKELLGMWISPNEGAKFWLSVLTEIHNRGVKDILIACVDGLTGFPNAIETVFPKTQVQLCIVHMVRNSVAFVPWQQRKQVCADLKAIYSAATESEAEFNLELFAEKWDKQYPSISKSWRSHWANIIPFFAFPTEIRRAIYTTNAIESMNSSLRKVIKSQQIFPSDDAAFKLVYLAMRNISKKWTMPIRDWKPALNRFAILFEDRLHV
- a CDS encoding restriction endonuclease subunit R, which translates into the protein MVTLAAKNLNFEDVQHLLGFHESGEMGIFSDYLDLESISDFEQTELTEICTNFRRYLLSGRVSEGQIKFLALAPLMNLTGYYNQEIELLLEENIQRIDILESDTSITGRYDILAVKKSGVPNLTKLWVLIVEAKRAGIEPFTGIPQLLTYAHESLQSQSSVWGLATNGLHFQFIRICAGESPSYQLFPSLSLIESEPSIQILKVLKAICKS
- a CDS encoding DUF4926 domain-containing protein produces the protein MKTPQLLDTIAILKPISVDRLSLMEAEYDFNSALPVGLVGTIVDIHQDNQGVDYLVEFADSDGCEFAIAYLKANEFLTLQYELAAA
- a CDS encoding DUF6883 domain-containing protein, which gives rise to MKLPNSDRPEISMQKILGYCLNLNHDKGKDKARVFQSKLGITKNADRLVELIQIAAVEGEVVQESNTKFGKEYKVDWEIPDTGGAELRTIWEVSLVSGYPRLISAFLKREKQ